A genome region from Streptomyces pratensis includes the following:
- the pgsA gene encoding phosphatidylinositol phosphate synthase, which yields MLNKYARAFFTRVLTPFAALLLRLGVSPDAVTLVGTAGVMAGALVFFPMGEFFWGTIVITVFVFSDLVDGNMARQAGISSRWGAFLDSTLDRVADGAIFAGFALWYAGSGDDNVLCAVAIFCLASGQVVSYTKARGESIGLPVAVNGLVERAERLVISLVAAGLAGLHGFGVPGIQVLLPIALWIVAVGSLVTLIQRVVTVRRESAEADAAAAAAQGGTADRGSEAAQ from the coding sequence ATGCTGAACAAGTACGCGCGTGCATTTTTTACGCGTGTCCTCACACCGTTCGCCGCTCTGCTGCTCCGTCTCGGGGTCAGTCCCGACGCGGTCACGCTCGTCGGCACGGCCGGAGTGATGGCAGGTGCGCTGGTCTTCTTCCCGATGGGGGAGTTCTTCTGGGGCACGATCGTGATCACGGTCTTCGTCTTCTCGGACCTGGTCGACGGCAACATGGCCCGGCAGGCCGGGATCTCCAGCCGGTGGGGCGCGTTCCTGGACTCGACGCTCGACAGGGTGGCGGACGGGGCGATCTTCGCCGGGTTCGCGCTCTGGTACGCGGGCAGCGGCGACGACAACGTGCTGTGCGCGGTCGCGATCTTCTGCCTGGCCAGCGGCCAGGTGGTGTCGTACACGAAGGCGCGGGGCGAGTCGATCGGTCTGCCGGTCGCGGTGAACGGACTGGTGGAGCGCGCCGAGCGGCTCGTCATCTCCCTCGTCGCCGCGGGCCTCGCCGGACTCCACGGCTTCGGGGTGCCGGGAATCCAGGTCCTGCTGCCGATCGCCCTGTGGATCGTCGCCGTGGGCAGCCTGGTGACGCTGATCCAGCGGGTGGTCACCGTGCGCAGGGAGTCGGCCGAGGCCGATGCCGCCGCGGCCGCCGCCCAGGGCGGGACGGCGGACCGGGGGAGCGAGGCCGCGCAGTGA
- the thrS gene encoding threonine--tRNA ligase, translated as MSDVRVIIQRDSEREERVVTTGTTAAELFPGQRTVVAARVEGELRDLAYELKDGEVVEPVEISSEDGLNILRHSTAHVMAQAVQELFPEAKLGIGPPVKDGFYYDFDVERPFTPEDLKAVEKKMQEIQKRGQRFSRRVVTDEAAREELADEPYKLELIGIKGSASSDDGADVEVGGGELTIYDNLDAKTGDLCWKDLCRGPHLPTTRFIPAFKLMRNAAAYWRGSEKNPMLQRIYGTAWPTKDELKAHLTFLEEAAKRDHRKLGNELDLFSFPDEIGPGLAVFHPKGGVIRRAMEDYSRRRHEEEGYEFVYSPHATKGKLFEKSGHLDWYADGMYPPMQLDDGVDYYLKPMNCPMHNLIFDARGRSYRELPLRLFEFGTVYRYEKSGVVHGLTRSRGFTQDDAHIYCTKEQMAEELDRTLTFVLNLLRDYGLTDFYLELSTKDPEKFVGSDEVWEEATETLRQVAEKQGLPLVPDPGGAAFYGPKISVQCKDAIGRTWQMSTVQLDFNLPERFDLEYTGPDGTKQRPVMIHRALFGSIERFFAVLLEHYAGAFPVWLAPVQAVGIPIGDTHIPYLQEFAAEARKKGLRVEVDASSDRMQKKIRNHQKAKVPFMIIVGDDDMNAGTVSFRYRDGSQENGIARDEAIAKLVDVVERRVQV; from the coding sequence GTGTCAGACGTCCGTGTGATCATCCAACGCGATTCCGAGCGGGAAGAGCGCGTGGTGACGACGGGCACGACGGCCGCCGAGCTCTTCCCCGGGCAGCGCACCGTCGTGGCCGCGCGGGTCGAGGGCGAGCTGCGGGACCTCGCGTACGAGCTCAAGGACGGCGAGGTCGTCGAGCCCGTCGAGATCTCGTCCGAGGACGGCCTGAACATCCTTCGGCACTCCACCGCGCACGTCATGGCACAGGCGGTGCAGGAGCTCTTCCCCGAGGCCAAGCTGGGCATCGGCCCGCCGGTCAAGGACGGCTTCTACTACGACTTCGACGTCGAGCGGCCCTTCACGCCCGAGGACCTCAAGGCCGTCGAGAAGAAGATGCAGGAGATCCAGAAGCGCGGGCAGCGGTTCTCGCGCCGCGTCGTCACCGACGAGGCCGCCCGCGAGGAGCTCGCCGACGAGCCCTACAAGCTGGAGCTCATCGGCATCAAGGGCTCCGCGTCGTCCGACGACGGCGCGGACGTCGAGGTGGGCGGCGGCGAGCTGACCATCTACGACAACCTGGACGCCAAGACCGGCGACCTGTGCTGGAAGGACCTCTGCCGGGGCCCGCACCTGCCCACCACCCGGTTCATCCCCGCGTTCAAGCTCATGCGGAACGCCGCCGCGTACTGGCGCGGCAGCGAGAAGAACCCCATGCTCCAGCGCATCTACGGGACCGCCTGGCCCACCAAGGACGAGCTCAAGGCGCACCTCACGTTCCTGGAGGAGGCCGCCAAGCGCGACCACCGCAAGCTCGGGAACGAGCTGGACCTCTTCTCCTTCCCGGACGAGATCGGCCCCGGTCTCGCGGTCTTCCACCCCAAGGGCGGCGTCATCCGACGTGCCATGGAGGACTACTCGCGGCGCCGCCACGAGGAGGAGGGCTACGAGTTCGTCTACAGCCCGCACGCGACCAAGGGCAAGCTCTTCGAGAAGTCCGGCCACCTGGACTGGTACGCCGACGGCATGTACCCGCCCATGCAGCTCGACGACGGGGTGGACTACTACCTCAAGCCGATGAACTGCCCGATGCACAACCTGATCTTCGACGCGCGCGGCCGTTCGTACCGTGAACTGCCGCTGCGGCTCTTCGAGTTCGGCACCGTGTACCGGTACGAGAAGTCGGGTGTCGTCCACGGGCTGACCCGCTCGCGCGGCTTCACCCAGGACGACGCGCACATCTACTGCACCAAGGAGCAGATGGCGGAGGAGCTGGACCGGACGCTCACGTTCGTCCTGAACCTCCTGCGTGACTACGGCCTCACCGACTTCTACCTGGAGCTCTCCACCAAGGACCCGGAGAAGTTCGTCGGCAGCGACGAGGTCTGGGAGGAGGCCACCGAGACGCTGCGTCAGGTCGCCGAGAAGCAGGGCCTCCCGCTGGTCCCGGACCCGGGCGGCGCCGCGTTCTACGGCCCGAAGATCTCGGTGCAGTGCAAGGACGCCATCGGCCGCACCTGGCAGATGTCGACCGTGCAGCTCGACTTCAATCTGCCGGAGCGCTTCGACCTGGAGTACACCGGCCCGGACGGCACCAAGCAGCGCCCGGTCATGATCCACCGCGCGCTGTTCGGCTCCATCGAGCGCTTCTTCGCGGTGCTGCTCGAGCACTACGCGGGCGCGTTCCCGGTCTGGCTGGCCCCGGTCCAGGCCGTCGGCATCCCGATCGGCGACACCCACATCCCGTACCTCCAGGAGTTCGCCGCCGAGGCGCGCAAGAAGGGGCTGCGGGTCGAGGTCGACGCCTCGTCCGACCGGATGCAGAAGAAGATCCGTAACCACCAGAAGGCCAAGGTCCCGTTCATGATCATCGTCGGCGACGACGACATGAACGCGGGCACGGTGTCCTTCCGCTACCGCGACGGGTCGCAGGAGAACGGCATCGCCCGTGACGAGGCGATCGCCAAGCTCGTGGACGTGGTGGAGCGTCGCGTACAGGTCTGA
- a CDS encoding HIT family protein has protein sequence MLTGMTSEPEQQIGVGTPDAFQRLWTPHRMAYIQGESKPSGPGAGDGCPFCEIPSKSDEDGLIIARGEKVYAVLNLYPYNGGHLMVVPYRHVADYTELDGPETAELADFTKRAMVALRAASGAHGFNIGMNQGAEAGAGIAAHLHQHVVPRWGGDTNFMPVVGHTKVLPQLLGDTRTMLAGVWPAGVPAV, from the coding sequence ATGCTGACCGGCATGACGAGTGAGCCGGAGCAGCAGATCGGAGTGGGGACGCCCGACGCGTTCCAGCGTCTGTGGACGCCCCACCGGATGGCCTACATCCAGGGTGAGAGCAAGCCGAGCGGCCCGGGAGCCGGGGACGGCTGTCCGTTCTGCGAGATTCCGTCGAAGTCCGATGAGGACGGGCTGATCATCGCGCGCGGTGAGAAGGTCTACGCGGTGCTCAACCTGTACCCGTACAACGGCGGTCACCTGATGGTGGTGCCCTACCGGCACGTGGCCGACTACACCGAGCTCGACGGCCCGGAGACCGCGGAGCTGGCCGACTTCACCAAGCGGGCCATGGTCGCGCTGCGGGCCGCCTCAGGCGCGCACGGCTTCAACATCGGCATGAACCAGGGCGCCGAGGCCGGCGCGGGCATCGCCGCGCACCTCCACCAGCACGTGGTGCCCCGCTGGGGCGGGGACACCAACTTCATGCCGGTCGTCGGCCACACGAAGGTGCTGCCCCAGCTGCTGGGCGACACCCGGACGATGCTGGCCGGCGTGTGGCCGGCCGGGGTGCCGGCCGTCTGA
- a CDS encoding SCO7613 C-terminal domain-containing membrane protein: MRHVPPPAEELTLLDHELARLDARRLQLLSRRAWLLSVLRAPAVPSPPPVPAARPYVPPAPAPAHGTQNVLLVLGGLLLTVAAIAFTLFSWGEMGIAGRSAVLAAVTAGALVAPALLLGRALPSTAEAVAALALVLTVLDSVALHAVAAPGTDGLAFTAGASAVLVAVWTLYGLLLGRLRVPLPAAVVAGQLPLAFTAWAAGAGATGFGWALLLTAAADVAVALWGRGLAVRVTACAGAVLTGLISLALGLGLSLSADGVLGAVGAGALLLAGAAVAMAGAWRAPKETAVVGGVVGGLAAVAAVGGVPAARLPWDWAVVVYLLCGAALSVVLRLRLPRPVMWGILGASASVVAGAVLWAAPVVAAALLGPASVTAGVWSGAPEGFRDALGLSVPWSAQSSSPVVLVVAAGLSAALHVRWPQAVPERGLRVAAAAGGAVLGWGAVPVLLAVADAPYAVAVGVELVLVAALLALVVRRGADAVAVTCLVCAAVGAASVGLLGLAAEPATYAVAGTLAVLFAGSAACSRVPAVRSVLACASVLCAIALASAAGASLGWSAPHTAPLVLVVTAATVVLGARLRTPVVAVAVELAGAFAALVAVALAVTDAPFLALVLGLCGVLAAATALRPERRRTAGYPAAALFVAAAWVRLAASGVTDPEAYTLPVSVAAFAVGHLRRRRDPAASSWVAYGPALSMTMVPSLVVAWGDPHWLRPLLLGVAALAVTLVGARLRLRAPLVLGGAVLALDALHELAPHVVQVFDALPRWAPPALAGLLLLAVGATYEQRLRDARRVRESFGRMR, translated from the coding sequence ATGAGACATGTGCCGCCGCCCGCAGAGGAATTGACCCTCCTCGATCACGAACTCGCCCGGCTGGACGCCCGTCGGCTACAGCTGCTCAGCCGTCGCGCCTGGCTGCTGAGCGTGCTGCGTGCGCCGGCCGTTCCGTCTCCTCCTCCGGTGCCGGCCGCCCGGCCGTACGTGCCGCCCGCGCCTGCGCCCGCGCACGGCACGCAGAACGTCCTGCTGGTACTCGGCGGTCTGCTGCTGACGGTCGCGGCGATCGCTTTCACCCTGTTCAGCTGGGGTGAGATGGGCATCGCCGGCCGTTCGGCGGTGCTCGCGGCGGTGACCGCGGGAGCGCTGGTGGCGCCCGCGCTGCTGCTGGGCCGCGCCTTGCCGTCGACGGCGGAGGCGGTGGCCGCCCTGGCCCTGGTGCTGACGGTGCTGGACTCGGTCGCTCTGCACGCGGTCGCGGCGCCCGGGACGGACGGACTCGCGTTCACGGCCGGCGCCTCGGCGGTCCTGGTGGCGGTGTGGACCCTTTACGGGCTGCTGCTCGGCCGTCTGCGGGTACCTCTGCCCGCGGCCGTGGTGGCGGGTCAACTGCCGCTGGCGTTCACCGCCTGGGCGGCCGGGGCGGGCGCGACCGGCTTCGGCTGGGCGCTCCTTCTGACGGCGGCTGCCGATGTCGCGGTGGCTTTGTGGGGCCGGGGACTCGCGGTGCGCGTCACCGCGTGTGCCGGGGCGGTGCTCACCGGCCTGATCTCGCTGGCCCTGGGTCTGGGGCTGTCCTTGTCGGCCGACGGTGTGCTCGGGGCCGTGGGCGCGGGCGCGCTGCTGCTGGCCGGTGCGGCGGTCGCCATGGCGGGGGCGTGGCGCGCGCCGAAGGAGACGGCCGTCGTCGGGGGCGTCGTGGGAGGCCTCGCGGCGGTTGCCGCGGTGGGAGGCGTGCCGGCCGCGCGGCTGCCGTGGGACTGGGCGGTCGTGGTGTACCTGCTGTGCGGTGCGGCCCTGTCGGTGGTGCTGCGGCTCCGTCTCCCGCGGCCCGTCATGTGGGGGATCCTGGGCGCGTCGGCCTCGGTCGTGGCGGGCGCGGTGCTGTGGGCGGCGCCCGTGGTGGCCGCCGCGCTGCTGGGGCCGGCGTCCGTGACGGCGGGGGTGTGGTCCGGGGCACCGGAAGGATTCCGGGACGCGCTGGGGCTCTCGGTGCCGTGGTCGGCGCAGTCCTCGTCCCCCGTGGTGCTGGTGGTCGCGGCGGGCCTGTCGGCCGCGCTCCACGTCAGGTGGCCGCAGGCCGTCCCGGAGAGGGGCCTGCGCGTCGCGGCGGCGGCCGGAGGGGCGGTCCTGGGCTGGGGTGCGGTGCCGGTGCTGCTCGCGGTGGCGGATGCGCCGTACGCGGTGGCCGTCGGCGTGGAGCTGGTGCTGGTCGCGGCGCTGCTGGCCCTCGTGGTGCGTCGCGGGGCCGACGCGGTCGCGGTGACCTGTCTGGTGTGCGCGGCGGTCGGTGCCGCGAGCGTGGGACTGCTCGGGCTGGCCGCGGAGCCCGCGACGTACGCGGTGGCCGGAACCCTGGCGGTGCTGTTCGCCGGCTCGGCGGCCTGCTCCCGGGTGCCCGCGGTGCGGTCGGTGCTCGCCTGCGCCTCGGTGCTGTGCGCGATCGCCCTGGCCTCCGCCGCGGGGGCCTCACTGGGGTGGAGCGCCCCGCACACGGCCCCGCTGGTCCTGGTGGTCACGGCGGCGACGGTGGTCCTCGGGGCTCGATTGCGGACGCCCGTGGTGGCGGTCGCGGTCGAACTCGCGGGGGCTTTCGCGGCTCTGGTCGCCGTGGCTCTCGCGGTGACGGACGCGCCGTTCCTGGCGCTGGTGCTGGGACTGTGCGGGGTGCTGGCCGCTGCCACGGCGCTGCGGCCCGAGCGTCGCCGCACGGCGGGGTATCCGGCGGCGGCGCTGTTCGTGGCGGCGGCGTGGGTGCGGCTGGCGGCTTCAGGGGTGACGGACCCCGAGGCGTACACGCTGCCCGTGTCGGTGGCGGCGTTCGCGGTGGGTCATCTGCGTCGCCGCAGGGATCCGGCCGCTTCCTCCTGGGTCGCGTACGGTCCCGCCCTGTCCATGACGATGGTGCCGAGCCTCGTGGTCGCCTGGGGCGATCCGCACTGGCTGCGGCCGCTGCTGCTGGGGGTCGCGGCACTGGCGGTCACGCTGGTGGGCGCCCGCCTGCGGCTGCGGGCGCCCCTGGTGCTGGGCGGTGCGGTCCTGGCGCTGGACGCGCTGCACGAGCTGGCCCCTCATGTGGTCCAGGTCTTCGACGCGCTCCCGCGCTGGGCACCCCCGGCGCTCGCCGGGCTGCTGCTGCTCGCGGTCGGTGCGACCTACGAGCAGCGGCTGCGCGACGCGCGCCGGGTGCGGGAGAGCTTCGGCCGGATGCGTTAG
- a CDS encoding elongation factor G-like protein EF-G2 — translation MGDRTHTHTGAAGRAATADRPASVRNVVLVGHSGSGKTTLVEALALTAGALNRAGRVEDGATVSDHDEIEQRRRRSVQLSLVPVEWDGYKINLLDTPGYADFVGELRAGLRAADAALFVVSAAQEADAVAGTARAVWEECAAVGMPRAVVVTHLDTARTSFEEMTRICGRIFGHDDPDAVLPLYLPVQGPEGPDGHAPLTGLTGLLTQRIFDYSSGERQETPPAGDQRGPLQEARNRLIEGIIAESEDESLMDHYLGGGEIGITPLVDDLERAVARGSFHPVLTAAPAAEGARQGIGTVELLDLITRGFPSPEERAVPAVTTPDGAPRPAPVCDPAAPLVAEVVKTSSDPYVGRVSLVRVFSGTLRPDDTVHVCGRGLVEPGGGTRPCHGADVRVGALSAPFGKQQRPLDSCVAGDLACVSKLGGAETGDTLSADSDPLLMEPWAMPDPLLPLAVRAHSKADEDRLSQGLARLVAEDPTMRLEQNQDTHQVVLWCMGEAHTDVALERLRSRYGVQVDAEPHRVPLRETFASRTVGRGRHVKQSGGHGQYAICEIEVEPLPPGTGIEFVDKVVGGSVPRQFVASVEKGVRAQAARGVAAGHPLVDVRVTLLDGKSHSVDSSDAAFQTAGALALREAAADTRIQLLEPVAEVGVLVPDDYVGAVMSDLAGRRGRVVGTEQEAGERTLVRAEVPEAEIARYTVDLRSLTHGTGRFDRAYARHEPMPPQLAERIREARETSTKVS, via the coding sequence ATGGGTGACAGGACACACACGCACACCGGAGCCGCCGGCAGGGCAGCGACGGCCGACCGGCCCGCTTCCGTACGGAACGTGGTGCTGGTCGGCCACAGCGGCTCGGGCAAGACCACTCTGGTCGAGGCACTCGCGCTGACGGCCGGGGCGCTGAACCGGGCCGGCCGGGTCGAGGACGGCGCCACCGTCTCCGACCACGACGAGATCGAACAACGCCGACGACGTTCGGTACAGCTCTCGCTGGTCCCCGTCGAATGGGACGGCTACAAGATCAATCTGCTGGACACCCCCGGCTACGCGGACTTCGTCGGGGAGCTCAGGGCCGGTCTGCGCGCGGCGGACGCGGCCCTCTTCGTCGTCTCGGCCGCCCAGGAGGCCGACGCGGTGGCGGGCACGGCCCGCGCGGTCTGGGAGGAGTGCGCGGCCGTCGGGATGCCACGGGCCGTCGTCGTCACGCACCTGGACACCGCGCGTACGTCCTTCGAGGAGATGACCCGGATCTGCGGCCGGATCTTCGGGCACGACGACCCCGACGCCGTGCTCCCCCTCTACCTGCCGGTGCAGGGCCCGGAGGGCCCGGACGGACACGCCCCGCTCACGGGACTCACGGGGCTCCTCACCCAGCGGATCTTCGACTACTCCTCGGGGGAGCGTCAGGAGACACCACCGGCCGGTGACCAGCGGGGTCCCCTCCAGGAGGCCCGGAACCGGCTCATCGAGGGGATCATCGCCGAGAGCGAGGACGAGAGCCTGATGGACCACTACCTCGGTGGCGGCGAGATCGGCATCACGCCCCTCGTCGACGACCTGGAGCGGGCCGTCGCACGCGGCTCCTTCCACCCCGTCCTCACCGCCGCGCCCGCCGCTGAGGGCGCGCGTCAGGGCATCGGCACCGTGGAGCTCCTCGACCTGATCACCCGGGGCTTCCCCTCGCCCGAGGAGCGCGCGGTGCCGGCCGTCACCACTCCCGACGGCGCCCCGCGCCCCGCCCCGGTCTGCGATCCGGCGGCACCCCTGGTGGCCGAGGTCGTGAAGACCTCGTCCGACCCCTACGTCGGGCGTGTCTCGCTCGTCCGCGTCTTCTCCGGCACCCTGCGCCCCGACGACACCGTGCACGTGTGCGGCCGCGGCCTCGTCGAACCGGGAGGGGGGACGCGCCCCTGCCACGGGGCAGATGTGCGCGTCGGCGCCCTCTCCGCTCCCTTCGGCAAGCAGCAGCGCCCTCTCGACAGCTGCGTCGCCGGAGATCTGGCCTGCGTCTCCAAGCTGGGCGGGGCGGAGACCGGGGACACCCTCTCGGCGGACAGCGACCCGCTGCTGATGGAACCGTGGGCCATGCCCGACCCGCTGCTCCCACTGGCGGTCCGCGCCCACAGCAAGGCCGACGAGGACAGGCTTTCGCAAGGTCTGGCTCGCCTGGTGGCCGAGGATCCCACGATGCGCCTGGAGCAGAACCAGGACACCCACCAGGTCGTCCTGTGGTGCATGGGCGAGGCGCACACGGACGTCGCGCTGGAACGCCTGCGCAGCAGGTACGGCGTCCAGGTCGACGCCGAACCCCATCGCGTGCCGCTGCGCGAGACGTTCGCCTCCCGGACCGTCGGCCGGGGCCGGCACGTCAAGCAGTCCGGTGGCCACGGGCAGTACGCGATCTGTGAGATCGAGGTGGAACCGCTGCCGCCGGGAACGGGCATCGAGTTCGTCGACAAGGTGGTCGGCGGCTCCGTGCCGCGGCAGTTCGTCGCGTCCGTGGAGAAGGGCGTACGCGCCCAGGCGGCCCGTGGTGTCGCGGCCGGCCACCCGCTCGTCGACGTGCGCGTCACCCTGCTCGACGGGAAGTCGCACTCGGTGGACTCCTCCGACGCCGCGTTCCAGACCGCGGGCGCGCTGGCGCTGCGCGAGGCCGCGGCCGACACCCGCATCCAGCTGCTCGAACCCGTCGCGGAGGTCGGTGTCCTGGTCCCGGACGACTATGTGGGGGCCGTCATGAGCGATCTCGCGGGGCGGCGCGGCAGGGTCGTCGGCACCGAACAGGAAGCCGGTGAGCGAACGCTCGTACGTGCCGAGGTTCCGGAGGCGGAGATCGCCAGGTACACCGTCGACCTCCGCTCCCTGACGCACGGGACCGGCCGGTTCGACCGGGCGTACGCCCGGCATGAACCGATGCCTCCGCAACTCGCCGAACGTATCCGCGAAGCACGGGAAACCAGCACAAAGGTGAGCTAG
- a CDS encoding DUF4365 domain-containing protein translates to MALAQPNPGSPARTEDHGGKPPQQRSTPLRGTLATTACMETLQVGYLHAVAAAAGCSLSQPFPDNGIDWHVSHGAPDHTVDDEVTIKVQLKCTYQIPPHPPGPAFSFTLDNAHLVKLARTPVSVHKILVVMLVPRSQDDWLRAGHERLDLRHCCYWTNLAGHPVTGRHRTTVRVPTSRIFDDRALCDIMARVGAGGRP, encoded by the coding sequence ATGGCGCTCGCGCAGCCGAACCCAGGGAGTCCCGCCCGCACCGAGGACCACGGGGGAAAGCCGCCGCAGCAGCGGAGCACACCACTGCGCGGCACACTCGCCACCACCGCCTGCATGGAGACCCTCCAGGTGGGCTACCTCCACGCGGTGGCAGCCGCGGCGGGCTGCTCGCTCTCGCAGCCCTTTCCCGACAACGGCATCGACTGGCACGTCAGCCACGGCGCCCCCGACCACACCGTCGACGACGAAGTGACCATCAAGGTGCAGCTCAAGTGCACCTACCAGATACCCCCGCACCCGCCCGGCCCCGCGTTCTCCTTCACCCTCGACAACGCCCATCTGGTGAAGCTCGCGCGCACCCCCGTGTCGGTGCACAAGATTCTCGTGGTGATGCTCGTGCCCCGCAGCCAGGACGACTGGCTCCGGGCCGGACACGAACGGCTGGACCTGCGGCACTGCTGCTACTGGACGAACCTGGCCGGGCACCCGGTGACGGGCAGGCATCGGACCACCGTGCGGGTCCCGACCTCACGGATCTTCGACGACCGCGCACTCTGCGACATCATGGCCCGAGTCGGGGCGGGAGGGAGACCCTGA
- a CDS encoding potassium channel family protein: protein MSDRPAAPAPARLKDWEQRTEVPLFAAALVFLTGYAVRVLAPLGAQPWRDIALALVAATWLLFAVDYGVRLRLSGQGKRFVRTHWLDTVVLLLPLLRPLRVVQIYTAVQKRREQPRMSLYARVITYAGLTTVLLGFSAALAVYHQEKGAPGSTIRTFGDSVWWACATLTTVGYGDAVPVTVGGRVVAAGLMACGLALLGAVTGSFSSWLLQVFAREDEERPPGSA, encoded by the coding sequence ATGAGCGACCGCCCCGCCGCCCCCGCCCCCGCCCGGCTGAAGGACTGGGAGCAGCGCACCGAGGTGCCTCTCTTCGCCGCGGCGCTGGTCTTCCTCACCGGCTACGCGGTGCGCGTCCTCGCCCCGCTCGGTGCCCAGCCCTGGCGTGACATCGCCCTCGCTCTCGTCGCCGCCACCTGGCTGCTCTTCGCCGTGGACTACGGCGTACGCCTCCGGCTCAGCGGCCAGGGCAAGCGTTTCGTACGCACGCACTGGCTGGACACGGTCGTCCTCCTGCTGCCGCTGTTGCGCCCGCTGCGCGTGGTCCAGATCTACACGGCGGTCCAGAAGCGCCGGGAACAGCCGCGGATGAGCCTCTACGCCCGGGTGATCACGTATGCGGGGCTCACGACCGTGCTCCTCGGATTCTCCGCGGCCCTCGCGGTGTACCACCAGGAGAAGGGGGCGCCGGGCTCCACGATCCGTACGTTCGGGGACTCGGTGTGGTGGGCGTGCGCGACGCTCACGACGGTCGGGTACGGGGACGCCGTACCGGTCACGGTCGGCGGCCGGGTCGTGGCGGCGGGGCTGATGGCCTGCGGGCTGGCCCTGCTGGGGGCCGTGACCGGGTCGTTCTCGTCGTGGCTGCTCCAGGTGTTCGCCCGGGAGGACGAGGAGAGGCCCCCGGGGAGCGCGTAG
- a CDS encoding 3'-5' exonuclease, with protein sequence MMHWFEGPLAAFDTETTGVDVEEDRIVSAALVVQDTAGGRLRVTRWLVNPGIPVPPGATEIHGLTDDHLQRNGRWPAPVVEEIARALAEQCATGRPLVVMNAPFDLTLLDRELRRHRASSLAGYLGNKPLCVLDPRVLDKHLDRYRKGRRTLTDLCELYGVTLDGAHDAAADAAASLELVRAVGRRFSARLERLSPAEVHSLQAVWHAAQARGLQAWFEKNGAAETVDPAWPLRPELPAAA encoded by the coding sequence ATGATGCATTGGTTCGAGGGGCCGCTGGCGGCTTTTGACACCGAGACGACAGGCGTGGACGTCGAGGAGGACCGGATCGTTTCGGCCGCACTCGTCGTCCAGGACACGGCGGGCGGGCGGCTCCGCGTCACCCGCTGGCTGGTCAACCCGGGGATTCCGGTGCCGCCCGGCGCCACCGAGATCCACGGCCTGACCGACGACCATCTGCAGCGCAACGGCCGGTGGCCGGCGCCGGTCGTCGAGGAGATAGCGCGGGCACTGGCGGAGCAGTGCGCGACGGGACGGCCGCTGGTCGTGATGAACGCGCCGTTCGATCTGACGCTGCTGGACAGGGAGCTGAGGCGCCACCGGGCCTCCTCGCTGGCCGGCTACCTGGGGAACAAGCCCCTGTGCGTGCTGGATCCGCGGGTGCTGGACAAGCATCTGGACCGCTACCGCAAGGGCCGTCGCACGCTGACGGACCTGTGCGAGCTGTACGGGGTGACGCTGGACGGCGCGCACGACGCGGCGGCCGACGCGGCGGCGTCGCTCGAGCTGGTGCGGGCGGTGGGACGGCGGTTCTCCGCCCGGCTGGAGCGGCTGTCACCGGCGGAGGTGCACTCGCTGCAGGCCGTGTGGCACGCGGCTCAGGCGCGCGGGCTCCAGGCCTGGTTCGAGAAGAACGGTGCTGCGGAGACCGTGGATCCGGCGTGGCCGCTGCGTCCGGAGCTGCCCGCGGCGGCCTGA